gcatttacacacgcattgcactgaaataattattcctcATAcaccgcttttttttttttcaaaacggtTCAGGCTTGACATCTTTCGCGTAAACGTGTAAGCACCGAAGAGCTTAAATGCATCTCCATGATATTAGCCTAACCGGCGTGCGCGCGGTAGattgatcggccctcatgaaaaCGCAAAAATTCTCAGCATACAAAACACGGGGACATTGCCTGTTGGTTATTGGTCTGTATCTTTTTCATCTATGACGTTGAGGTTCAAATACGACACGGAAATGACCTCGCAATGGCTTAGTAAACACGCAAGACAATACTTATATATTACTTGAACtttaatgtatatatatttttattattcaaaatctgaggtaaacatggtaaatcagGTTTTATTGCAAATACTTCTTAAACTACGTTGGTCTACGTAAATCTATACACGTACTACTATAGATGACTATCACTGTGGGGCATGAGTGTACACttggtacgccctctgtttgtatGTGATAAAACTATGGGTCAAAAGACCCTATAGTCTACATGCGAATGTTATTTGCATTAGCTTTGCACTAGCAAATAATACCAAAAATGTTATTAACCTTGCTCCTGTACAGCTTACAAGTGGTACAACCTacataatatcacaaaataaaaataatacatagGTTTTGCAATTTAGGTTTTGAAAAGATTTTATGTGTTCTACCATATACACTTCAGTATTATTTTGCCTTGTGTAAAACAACCTAAGGCTTCCTAAATGTATACATGTGACAGCATAACTCATCTACAGGCTGAATTCAAGTATCCGCACATGTGTCGATATCAAAAGGCACGTGTATGTAGTATCACGTTACCTACGTCACATCGTTCGTTATGATCATTTCATAAACTataaaaattaattcaaaactaACTTGTTTGAAAAAGATTAAAGCGTATTAACCTCGATAATTGTCTAAAACTTGCATTAGTCAAAATTTGAAGGCTAAAGTCTCAGAAAAGCTTGttttttctctttcttccatgtcaACATGATTAAAAACCCTATTagaagtaaataaaaaaataaattaatgtagatatttatatgtaGCGCTTtttgccgtaaacagcctcattTCGCTATTAAACCACATCATGAACCTATACTAAAACATACAAGCTCAATTATGACTCATGTGAACACAAACCCCTTATGAGTATTATGAATGGTCAATATAGATCACCAATAAAgaagttgtatcatgtgtgtttTTCACTTTGTATTCTATTGGTCCTATGTACATTACATTTAGGCAAACTCAAACATCCTACTATTAATCTGATAGTATTCCGTAAAACCATAGGATTATTTTACTCTGTAAGAATTAGACAATCGAAGATTTTGCTCACCGGTTTATATTCAAAGAGCAGAGCACTCAACATCGATTGCAGGTAGGTGGGTATATATTGCAAAGTCGTTCTGAAGACTCACGAATGACTTTAGCGAGACAGGTGCACGCGAAACAGACCAAAGGGGAGGTGCACTAGTTCCCCTCTATCACTGGTTTTATTATTATCTATCTTTTCACAAGTTTCGTAATAGAAATGTGTGCGGAtttatttacctattaattcAATTTCGGTcgccagttatcatggttattacatTATGTTGCATTCTCATTTTTTTGTGCAAAACGGTGTTTTACTCCCAAATGAGAGTTTTGAAGTACAAGTTCATACACCCACAGCGTACATACAAAAATACCCACAATGAAGCTCTTCAGCTACTGCACGTATTCATATCCGCTGTCGTCACCTTCACCGCTAGCATCTGATTTAATAATTCTTAATGCATAAGCATGTCCTTTTGTTTCACTGTTCGAGGTCTTATCAATTGGTGCTGTATTGAAGTCCTGATCTGTATCATCATGGTTTGGTGTGTATTCAACATATCCATCTGCTGTTATCCGAATTGGCCTATTAATTTGCAACGGGTCATCTTGTAATCGGTTTGGTGTTCCGTGTTGTTGGTCTTGAATGTTCGCATGTATTGACCTAAAGAAATTGTAAACAATTCAACTGACAGTTTTGTGTTGAAGAATTGAAATCAATGGGAttaatgtttttgtttctttAGTAGAGTTTTGTTAATATATACGTTTCTCAATCATTCCAACTTTAATAGTTTGTTCAAAGGTGATGCCAAATAGAACTACTAAAGTTAATTTAGAAAAGTGGAGTTATGTCGAACTTATAGTACAAATCTTAAGAAGTGTTTCAATCGTGACATAATTGTGAATCCATTCCCCTGTcttaccatggaggtatataaataaatggagaatgatcgccagaattctaatctcctaagtggagattatcccgttacctctattcaatgagtcaccaaacttgaattgaccagccacttcagccaagctattgatctccacgatagttatgagcctctaccatggttcattgattgtcactcccaaaatttcctcataggaattgaccctacattaacccgtaccggaagccttgtaaaagagactgtatagctagttcaaagtcaccagttttgatagcttatagtttcaatgtatgatcgtgcgaaaacccgaagaaattcggatgttctgttctcaagttatgaaactgttttctacactagttgtgccgtaacttgacaaatatacttagttttcatgttcatatattaagcttttaagggggtctgagggagttcaaatatagtgcaaatgaaagcaaaacgtttttaccttccgattgtgaaaaaaaaattatgttgggccaatttgggccatttgagttacgaccgagcaaaatttaccggaagtacttcagaattcaagcaaaagtgatgatcagacaatcttttctagagagaaattgatatacggaatgtataggccctatacatactttgtttaaacagtttctcatagtttagtgtatgataaccgtgattttggttgaagcttcgggtcaaattgattgagtgccatgacggatatgtcatgttattgtttttaaacttttaattctgtattgtcatgaaatcgtataggccgcctaaatcatcatcattaaacttctcattgtataataaataattatcagtatttaggccaaaatgattattaatattattaggaggctatcattttctttggagggaggggttccaaatatacggggggggtcataactttttggaaaaaaaaagtcataattcaatttttcatgaccaaaatgtagggagtcacaagatgacaacagataaggtgtttcttttttttttaagactgatttcttgatccaatttaagcactcaatttttggcgaaaatgagattttgataggcctatcaaaattttatgaaacatgagcactttccaataagtataaacttcattttaccccattgaaatcaatggccagtgaaacagacttcacaatgtaatcagcttagcataatcaatataaacctgaaattgtctattcaacaataattggtcataaccaacgtagtacaaaagaggcttggctggatcattctccatttatttatatacctccatggtcttACTCAACGGCGGTTGACCACCGGTTCCGTCCTTCATGTATTctgtccggtttctattgttcaatGGAAATCCTTATTAAGTGTACGTACTTACTTGTTCTTGACAACCAAGCCGATTATGACAACGAGCAACACTAAAGTGACACTGACTGACACCGCCACCACTACAATATTGATTCTGGAAACTGATGGTAAAGACAATGCTTATAAGTTTCAACAATTAATAAATcgtattatattttgtatatttcgTAAGGAGAGTCGGAGCGGTGCCTGAGCtagcggtgtttgtgctcaaatattgagaaaaacaaAGCCAACGCTCACAGGGAAAGGTGTGTGTTCAATATGTGAGATCCCAGAGCTCATTGTAATGAAAGTTTATTTCCTGGGAGAGGAAAAATAGCGAATAACGCCATTACTGCAATATAGAAATAGGTATGTGACCAGTGGCTTTCTTGACTCATTTCATGTAAGTGCAATGTATTACCTTCAgaaataaactgaaattttgacTGAAGGGCCCGACTCGCTTTAatactagaccctccctcgggggCCGTGGATAACCACCGGTAATGTAGGTATAGTCTACATTGAGTGTGTAAGGGGCTGTGCTCCCCGGTGTGTACATTTCAAACTGGCCTGGAACAAAATGCTTGCTTTCAACCCTCCCCCCTCGGCATGCCAAACAAACCTCGGCTTGCTAAAATTTGCTTGCCTCCCCCGCCAAAAAATCATTGCCATTTTACCAACTATTTGGTAACAAAGAATATGTATTGAAATAAATGTATAGTTTGGTATTTAGTGTTTTCATGTTCTGGTTCTGACCAACGCTTCATACGAAACCTTTCTTGAATGCTTTGGTTTCTTGTATATCCACTACTCTTTGAGGAAGCTGGTTCCAGTGTTTTGGAAGTATGTTGGGTAGTCCTTAACATCAAGTGGGTTAATATTCTCAATCGGGTTATTTACTTCTTTATTATAATCTATACCTGCAACTGCTGCAGGGTTCGTAAATTGTGTAATGATATTAGCTGATCCTTCAGCATCTTCAGAACGGGCGGACACTTTGACTTCATACTTGGTAGAGGGCGTCAAATTTGTTATGTTATGTGTTCTTGCTTTGTTAATGGCGTATTGTACTTCTTCAGATTCAGCGTCAGGGTCGTAGGAGGGATCGTATGGTTTGTAGACTGCTTTGTTTTTAATCTGTAAAAAATGGAGGTAATAATTCGTTATGGACCAGGGTAAAGAACTCAAAATCTTCAATTTGATATGAAGTGTGCGCCTGCACCTCACGTTATTCATAGACATAGACTACATTAGTTATGTTGCACCTAGAAAGTATCCGAGCACTAaaacatatttgggtaaattaattttatattgcacattatgacactcaATTAAATCTAATGTAACCTCAAGAAGTAATGTTGCAAGGTCCGATGTTAAAAGTGACAAACGGGGCTATTCAAAATTCCACATACTAGacttctggtttgagagtggaaATATCATGCAGTGGCTCGAAACCCAGGGCCTCAAAGCAAATGAGATGGACAGGATAAAAGTTGAGATAAAAAGAAACAACTCTTACCAAGTAACCAATAATATCTCCATCAACATATCTTGGTTCTTCCCAAGAAATGAATATCGATTTTGTTGTGACCTCTTCAACAATAAGGTCTGTTGGCATACTGGGACCTGTGGGCATATCAAGTAAACAtctaaaaaagtaactaaccgccCTTAAATAGTGGTcgttattcaaaaacgggtaattatattacaaatctgtaaaatgcgttggaagcagaatttatttctgcacattttgactcCTCATTTGAAGCAATTGACTaattgatgtcacagcgtacatttaaataaatgtaacccattatttgaaagttgcagtaaattctattgatttgtattcaatataatggaaggaaatctgtgtaatgatatctgagtgtttttgtattgttgtaagtgcaactttcaaatctggacctcactacattaaattgaccggtgttttattgttttctgggctatcgtatcaactGAGGTGTCAAAACGCATCTTTCAGATTTGCAGTccgcttttgaataatggccatttttaaaggggggggggtagttactttttttgaaatgtttatattCAAATCAATTAtacattcaattcaatttttccCCTTTCTCAGTCAGTAAAGTTCATTTGCAGCAGGCGTTataatatttccaaaatttttctTCACAAACCTGTTTTTGTTGCTGTTACTAATGTTGCAGCCTGCCCTTCGCCTTCATCGGTCAAGGCTGATATTGTAAAAGTATACTTTGTATTTGGCATCAAATTTTCAATCGTCTCGTGGTGTTCAATAGTTGAGCTTGCTTGTATAATAGTACCAAATGTATCTTGAAGAAGGTACGAGTAAGATCTGATGGGGTCGTTTTTGTGTCCACAAGGAGGCTCTGACCACTCGAAAGTAATAGTATCAGATGTGACAGACGTAGCGATAACACCAGCAGGACCAGTGCACGTTTCTGGAATTGGTAGTCAGAGTCAATGGATTGAAAAGTTGTTCCAGGATCATGTTGATATTGATAAATAGAAAAAAGTGTATGTAAATGTTTGTTATTCAATGGTGTTATTATCCTAATCAAGTTGATATAAGTAGCGGCTTCTAAtcgcatttttttaaaagtttatcATTGTTCACTATAGGCCAGAGTAACGTTTCCTTTACATACTTTAGAGATAATGTACAGTTTGGTTCTATAGCGTTATCGGCACCGGGTATCGGAGCCCCAATAGGTACCAATGGCTCTTTATATCGTACTCTGGAAATGTTATAAATTGTATCGATCTCAATACTGAGCATTTGTATACTGATATCGTTGTACCGATAACGCTATGGTACTAAACTTGACGTGCAGCCTTACGTTGACAGTTATTTCCAGACCATCCATCTGCACATTGTCCACCGTCACATTCTCCAGTATCGTAGAGGCAGGATACACCAGGAGCACAATGACATTCCAATTTACAACCAGCTCCGTAGTAACCAGATGGACATACTGAAATTTCATTAATATAGGCCACAATACTTAATCACGATAATAAAGCTGATGAAACGAAAAACAGACAACAAACATATAAGCATCATAATATTGACCTTGCGCCGAATATGACCTCCAATGAGACATTACTATATACAGACGTCTGGGAAAATTGGGTGATTTTCCGTTCTCCGTAAAAGAGCTACGATAACAGTATGGCCAGAGGTTTGAACTTCATCCATACCCAGAGGAGCtactgtaatgacaaaattgtaaCATCTTCTTTTACCTTGATCACAGTCAACCCCATAGAATCCAGCAGCACATGAGCATCCGTAGGGATGAGGAAGACAGAAGAGAGAACCCTGACACGCATGACTGTGTGGATCATCATCTGAACAAAAGAGTTGGCCGTCTTGACCCCATCTGTTGCTTCCAAGAACTGTAAGGTTTGTTCATGATAGTGATAGTTGTGAAACATTTAAGTCAAGTCGGAGTGGTGCCTGAGCTAGCGGTGTGCTCAAATATTGCGAAAAATAAAGCACACACTCACGGATTCAATACGTGATCCCAACGCTCATTTTGGGTTTTATTTTACCCCATGGTTCCTGGGATCAGGGAAATATCGAAAACTTTATCTTCAAAGACAAACAGGCGAAGATAACAATAGGTATATAAAATGGGGATTGGTCTTCAAAGCTTTTTGTAcgaggatgtgccacgcagacatTTGGATGCCGATTTTCTctatactttttgctgttttgcaacacatcaatataccaatagcacccaaatttgcccatgGCATTTTGGCATAAATGCATTTCATTGCGCATTGCTCTTCACTGAATACCCACCCATCGATAAAATAATCGCTGACAAGGtaacccaaaaccgtggcacatatCTTCAATCAGGAAGACCCCCTTGTAGAATATAGCCTAATTATTACGTTTACCTTTTTCACAATTCTTTCCAATAAATCCTGGTGCGCAGACGCAAAGACCAGACCTTTCGTCACATATTCCTCCATTAAGACAAATTGGGCAGTCACGTGAACAATTAGGGCCCCATTTGTCTGACACACAAGCTGTGGTTAAATAAAGTATAGTTGAAAGCTAAAGATATCTTCCGATACGTTCTTTGTAATGGTGGTGATGCTGTCGTTGTTCCTCCCTTAACTAGCTCACCCCatgtatatagtattatagtaacCCGACTACATGtaattacacaaataagttgACTTGTACTTATAGGCTAAGCTTTTATTATACATGAACTATGCAgaatatagcatttttatatttttattatatcatGCAAAATTAAGGgtacggatagcaacgtttgcacagttttttttgggacatgagagcacatcacagacatatcgaatgacattctgaatacgaagaatgtccttctgatatcaaaaatttttcattttttgaaattcgatatataatacaaagtttgtggcaaattattaagcattgatatttttgacatttaaaagtcctcgaagtgaaatttacaaaaaaataggtcttttggggaaaaaatgcgtatcttcaatacgaaatgtcaacattttttaaatgatctcggcttttcctcccggctagatacactttaagtacattatcataagattataaattttacttcgaggactgttaaatattaaaaataaaaaaacgttaatatttaataattttcataaaatttgtattatatcgccaatttcaaaaattcaaaattatttgatatcaaaaggacattcctcgtactcagaatgcaattcaatatgtctgatgtgctcttatgtcacacaaaaaaatactgtgcaaacgttgctatccaaacCCTTAACAGCTTGAGTTATGTACCAAAATTGAAACTGACACATTGGGCCACTACTCATATAACAGAAGCATCCCTCAGTAGATTTCGTATCCTCTTTTTTAATTGGTGTCAGCTTctcttttatataattattattcataCTTTTTAATTTGGATGACgtgttttccagaaatttgggccatgtttcatttttaaataAGGAAAAATAGTGAAAAGCGACAAGTACCTCTAACAATTACTTGCAGTACTGCCTGGTAACCAGTGCGGTTAGCTAATTCATGACAGTCATATATCCCATCATGCTCAACAGTAACATTGTCAATGGTGACGACCTTTGTGTTATACAAATAATGGATCCCATTTCTTCGCCAAATAAGCGAATTTATCCGTGAATGTACAGTTAGTGTTATGCGGTCTCCAATGCTAACGGATTGAGAAATCACCTCAGGAGTGATTACACCTgaattaatcaatgaacaaatAATTTTATGGCAATAAACAAATCATAACACTGGAACCAATGATACTAATTTAATGTTTCCAGTGCGAATACCGCATACGTGATGAAAACGTCACGTTTGTAGACATATATctggctattacagaaattagaTGCACATCCCCTATAGAGGAATTCGgaatttccagactttttgtccagtctaagttctgccaaatgaaacatttcatcaatcctaatcattcatttagtctcAACTGGAGAttaaaaaaagagccaaaacatgcattttcggcatgttttctgacaaccgagtcacaaaaatcacagacttggaacaagtctaaccATTCAAAATCTTAAGTATATGCCcaattttgctccaattttcacttttttgtaaatttttaaattactttaattaaaatttagaatgcataaactgaaattagtcaggataatatttttttattcaaaaaaattagttgtgtatttttctggaataggtagtagcacttgttcagtgcctataTGGGATCATGACAACCACTCTCTGATATTACAAAATCCACCGGTCCTATACTTTAGCGATGTGCAATAATAATATTACGTGCCAACTACCTTACTTCTTCTGAAATAATGTTTcctataattattatgatggGAATCACTTCCGAATCGGGCAATGTATTTGAAATTTATGTTTAAATGtcaaatcaggttgaaatcaggttgatggTCGACGAGTTGATACGTCAACGTGGAATCGACATCCATTTGATGTCGAGTCGTCATCCTGTAGCCACTGGGGAAAAATATATAtagtattttgtcaacttttcaCGAAAATTCTTACTATCGTTAGCCATGACAATTATTGTTATCCGAAAAAAAGCAATACAAGATCCTTGATTTTGACATTTCACAGTTCGCTCTGAAACTACATGCCCAAGACCCACCATTTTAATTTCCGCAGTGTAGCATACCCACCAGCAAAAATTAACGTCAACCACCTCGTTGAAAGATAAGGGTATATATGAAGATATAGGGTAAAATATGCGAACTTCGGACGTGGCCAGGTGAAACTTACATGAGGACTTATGCTTTCGAAATAAACATGCGCTATaataaaagacagagataaaagaatAGTTCGCGTTTAagattctgacaactagacagaaaataccGTACTGCAACCAATGTCGGCAaccagacgcaaattagtcttttttttttttatctctgtctttcattatattacGATCTCAATCTGACATTAACCCCcgaattttcattttatatatttcataCATACCTTCCAATATGTACACAAAAAGCACCGCTCTAAAAATGTGGCGAAATGGGGCCATGATGAAGTACAGAGACGCAAATACTCCGAAGAAAGTTTTACTGACAAAAACTCTGATCCATGAACTTGAGAGCTGCAGTAAACATTAAGGTACAAATACGAACACGGAAATGACCTCACAAACTTTAATTTTCACATATTTCTTTTATTCACAATCAGAGGTTAAAATCAGGTTTTATTTTATGGTATGAGAGATTATAGTcaatacaaaagaaattgttgcaataaaatatgaatatgcgCATTCGTGCGTGGTATGCATGATTGACAGTACCAAATATTGTATGAAAAACGTTTCATAAAAATATCTCTAAAAATATGACTACATTCTAAATTCTAAATTCGAACCTTTTGAAATCCAAATTTTTTATTCAATCCAatccaaaaagaaagaaagaaagaaagaaagaaagaaagaaagaaagaaagaaagaaagaaatacgtCAGTGATCATTCTCTATTTCTATGCagagtcgtgctaaaagtcgatcgatacatgttgaaatcagcataattcagatatacaccttcttgctttgaaattaattttctcggtaaaataaaaaacaataatattatttttttcagtaatgCCGGATAAAAACATGACACTtggataaatattttatttaaatgtaggaattttgatttatatgccTCAACTTTGCCCGTGAACATTTCTTGGAATTAACTTTTTAGCGATACAATCTAATATAGTTCACTAACGAAAGTTTTCCCCACCTCTATAAAGCACATTGTGTGAGTCTGTATATTATAGTTTtatcagaatatccgttttgatttcatcttGTCCAATTGCGACTGACAAAATGTCCATCTCAGTAGTTCATTTCtattataaccagcagaaataatcgatatatggtcgaatccaacgaaaagtgtacacggcatgttcagggacATAACTTAAAAgcattaatcaattggcattcgtttttgtattgtgtttattcgccttgatcatacgcttcgcgccatattataataagaccccttctgtgaaaaacttagacacagagaccccaaaacatgctatttttacccattttttcaaaatatttcttaaagtatttttaaaaacatctaaatcagttatgaaaataagtcattggattgaatctaaattgatttcctgaaaggtgtgtattcaaagattgcctgttaaatttttcacatatttgtacataattatggattttttgtgataattttttgagtagtatttttttacattacctacgaatacaatttttcatagcactagatatatctaaaaatggaaatcactaataaatgcgcaattgatacaagctttgatatgtccaatactgaaatgcattgcattcggacatctttattattgtgtttaactgccagaaattctaaatggcacaaaggtaggtttggtaaaaaatatgcattacctccgaatacatgttaaaagctgtgtcatttccacaaactgagagaatagtaaacaatagttaagcaataggtgcagggtaatacactctttatttctaccaagtttcaatagcctgcgtttaaatatttctgagatgtcaacaataaaagcaagtattcgtaggtaaatttcggtaaccgaatgttacctacgaatacaatttgacatcatgacagtatcgtgaaacac
Above is a genomic segment from Amphiura filiformis chromosome 10, Afil_fr2py, whole genome shotgun sequence containing:
- the LOC140161678 gene encoding uncharacterized protein yields the protein MANDSVITPEVISQSVSIGDRITLTVHSRINSLIWRRNGIHYLYNTKVVTIDNVTVEHDGIYDCHELANRTGYQAVLQVIVRVLGSNRWGQDGQLFCSDDDPHSHACQGSLFCLPHPYGCSCAAGFYGVDCDQVCPSGYYGAGCKLECHCAPGVSCLYDTGECDGGQCADGWSGNNCQRKAARQV